Below is a genomic region from Rana temporaria chromosome 3, aRanTem1.1, whole genome shotgun sequence.
gacaccggacctgccgaagaggacaccggacccgccgaagaggacaccggacccgccgcagaaggacacccgaagccgcagaaggacgccggacccgccgaagaggacacccgaagccgcagacgaacgccggacccgacgaggccgctgatggacgccacgcaagacaccaaaactttttttccacaggattcgggtcaactttgggggtgcgcggtatacgcgggagcgcgttataccgcgataaatacggtattttagtttccattgacttcaatagggaaactcgctttgatatgcgagtactttggattacgagcattctcctggaacggattatgctcgtaatccgaggttccactgtaaggtCATCTTACAGACAAATAGTACAcagcagaatatatatttttttaagtattgACTTTGTTTCTTCTCTGTAGAGTCAATATTGTACTTTATACCCTGGTCTAACCTCTGCTCACCATCACTTATGATGGTGAAAGGgcaactcttatgcctcgtacacacgatcggacattccgaccacaaaaccgtgttttttttttttacagattttggctcaaacttgtcttgcatacacacggtcacacaaatgttgtcggggattccaaaacgtcaagaacgcggtgacgtacaacactacggcgagccaagaaaaatgaaattcaatgattccgagcatgcgccgaattgattccgagcatgcgtagaatttttgtgcgtcggaattggatacacagcttttgttgtcggaaaaattgaaaaccagcttttaaacatttgttgtcggaaattccgacagcaaatgtccgatggagcctacacacggtcggaaacgTTTTGAGAATTCTTTCTAGCAGCCACTATGTAATTAGTAAAATCAGGACCCACCATACATCCTCTTCTCAAAAGGACCGGGGTGGTGAGAAGGAGTATATCTTAGGGCGACCATTAATTGGCTGGTTTTAGGAAATCATAATCCCCATTCAAAGATCATTTGTAATGAACAGGCTCTAATGTTCTGAGAGGACAATAATGGCTCCTCATAACACAAGAGACTTGCGGCACACAGAAATATTTCCTCTTGACTGAAAATCTCAGATGCTCAGCCACCAGTCCTTCTCTCTTCAATAGTGGTACGAAGAGTAGGAACATGGACCCAACGGTATTGATGTCAAATGAATTCCATGGACATTCCAGCAAAGGGATGTAGAAGGAGCAGATGTCTCCTCGCCTGACATTTTCCTGTTTTAGAGAAGAGGAACATTTTTCCATAATCAGTGTATACTTTTCCCAAAATGATTCTCATTTACCCCAGAAAAGTGTACTGTGAGGTCCTTTTACTATCTGCTTCTCTCCATTTATTTAAATATCACTGTTCAGCCCCGTCCTGTAAAGGAGGATTTGACACACCAAACAGCATTTTGACCCCTCCCAACTCCATTCCTCCCCGATGTCTGagagtttcactttcgtttctcTCTTCTGCTGTCAGCGATGGCGTCTGGTGATCTGAGAGCTGAGTTGGAATGTTCCgtctgtctgaacatttatacagatcctgtaaacctgagatgtggacacaacttctgccgggtctgtattgatcgtgtgctggatacacagggggggtctggaggatattcctgtcctgaatgcagaGAGAAGTTTCAGGATCGGCCTGCACTGCACAGGAACATAACACTACGTAACATAGCGGGGAATTTCCTGTCTTCTCAGCCAAATCAGGAGGACTCTGGGGTCTTCTGTACTTACTGTGTGGactctcctgtacctgctgttagaTCCTGTCTGCTCTGTGAGGTTTATCTGTGTGATAAACACCTGAGAGTCCACAAAAAGTCCCCGGGACACATCTTATGTGACCCCACCTTGTCCATGGAGAACAggaaatgctccgtccataagaagatcctggagtattactgcactgaggatTATACCTGTGCCTGTATGTTGTGTGTGATTGGAGGACATAAAGGACATAAGATGGAGTCACTGGGTGAGGCTtctgagaagaagaagaataaactgaggaatgttctgcagaaactTCTGACAAAGAGAGCGGAGACGGAggaaagagtccagagtctgcaggaacacaggaggaaAGTAGAAGAAGAAGCACCTGGTGACACCGAGAGAGTCACTGTCCTGTTTAGAGATCTCAGGAGACGTCTGGAAGATCTGGAGAAGAGAATCCTGAGGGAAATCTCCAGGAGGGCAGAGCGGATCTCCATCTCCATCCGGgatctggaaataaagaaggagaagctgtccaggaagatgcgtcacattgaggagctgtgtaacatgacggatccactgactgtcttacaggaatcagacacaggtgacttgtgtgatactgaggatggagataatgaggacagagagagacatgagaagctcctccatgatggagggggtctggatgtggctgggatatcacacacattacacacattaTCTGATATAATGAGAGGGGTAAATGTAgacttctatatacagggagctgcagacatattactggatgtaAACACAGCTTATAATCTTCTCCATATATCAGATGACAGGAAAACTGTATCCAGGTCAGATGTAAAACACAATCGTCCAGAAACACCAGAGAGATTTCAGGGTAGTTATCAGGTGTTGAGCAGTCAGAGTTTCTCctcagggagacattactgggaagtggatgtcgGGGAAACAGATGGATGGAGAGTCGggatgtgttaccccagtatagaCAGGAGAGGAGGGCAGTCACTGATTGGATATAATAACAAGTCATGGGGTTTGTACAGGGATGGTGATCAGTATGGGTTGAGACATGACAATAAAGAGATCCTTTTAACCCCCAATCtctccagtaacagagtcaggatagatctggattatgaggccgggcggatctccttttatgatctgtgtgacccgatccgacacctccacaccttcaccaccaccttcactgagcccctccatgctgggATATGTGTATGGAGAGGTTGTATAAAGATATGTGGGAGGAATCAGGGAAAGTGAGATTTTCACAGGAAGATGGGGGATAGGATTGGTGGAATATTCAGCCAAAAGTCCTGCAGTGTTTTCTATAACGATATTTCTATGAGGCATCTCTATCTCTCCAATTtagatcactgtgattggctggaataACTGTTTAAATATAATGAGGGATTGTTTTTCATTTGGTCAGCAAAGGGGgtttgatctatctatctatctatctatctatctatctatctatctatctatctatctatctatctatctatctatctatctaatttctGTAAAGGGACAGCTaaaagtgggaaaaaaaggacgtcatctttgtttgggagccacgtcgcatgaccgcgcaattgtcagttaaagcgacgcagtgccgaatcgcaaaacctggctgggtcct
It encodes:
- the LOC120933678 gene encoding nuclear factor 7, ovary-like, which encodes MASGDLRAELECSVCLNIYTDPVNLRCGHNFCRVCIDRVLDTQGGSGGYSCPECREKFQDRPALHRNITLRNIAGNFLSSQPNQEDSGVFCTYCVDSPVPAVRSCLLCEVYLCDKHLRVHKKSPGHILCDPTLSMENRKCSVHKKILEYYCTEDYTCACMLCVIGGHKGHKMESLGEASEKKKNKLRNVLQKLLTKRAETEERVQSLQEHRRKVEEEAPGDTERVTVLFRDLRRRLEDLEKRILREISRRAERISISIRDLEIKKEKLSRKMRHIEELCNMTDPLTVLQESDTGDLCDTEDGDNEDRERHEKLLHDGGGLDVAGISHTLHTLSDIMRGVNVDFYIQGAADILLDVNTAYNLLHISDDRKTVSRSDVKHNRPETPERFQGSYQVLSSQSFSSGRHYWEVDVGETDGWRVGMCYPSIDRRGGQSLIGYNNKSWGLYRDGDQYGLRHDNKEILLTPNLSSNRVRIDLDYEAGRISFYDLCDPIRHLHTFTTTFTEPLHAGICVWRGCIKICGRNQGK